The following coding sequences lie in one Vibrio sp. ED004 genomic window:
- the choV gene encoding choline ABC transporter ATP-binding protein, whose translation MSSSQEKKTMDAITIKNLDVVFGDKSKQALELLDQGKTRQEIIDETGQVVGVDNVSLTVEEGEICVLMGLSGSGKSSLLRAVNGLNEISRGSLAIKDGDKLVDLGEQCDEATLRHLRTHRVSMVFQKFALMPWLTVLDNVAFGLEMQGVAKDVRRAKAREQLEMVGLAEWETKFPHELSGGMQQRVGLARAFAMDTDILLMDEPFSALDPLIRAQLQDELITLQSKLNKTILFVSHDLDEALKIGNNIAIMESGKLIQHGKPEEIVLTPKTEYVKDFVAHTNPLNVLKGRSLMQPLDSLTQENESWKICDSKDLWIEQSEGALSVKGEPTLALVEWNESDDLTAINASSVVVTSPEIGMRDAIKLKQISNHPILLVEDNQLVGILDNSEFYNALTGNFQLNSAA comes from the coding sequence ATGTCTAGCTCTCAGGAAAAAAAGACAATGGACGCGATTACCATTAAAAACCTTGATGTTGTTTTTGGTGATAAGTCCAAGCAAGCGCTCGAGCTACTCGACCAAGGCAAAACTCGCCAAGAGATCATTGATGAAACTGGTCAAGTCGTTGGCGTAGATAATGTTTCTCTGACGGTTGAAGAAGGCGAGATCTGCGTGTTGATGGGCTTATCGGGCTCGGGTAAGTCTTCATTGCTTCGTGCCGTAAACGGTTTGAATGAGATCAGCCGTGGTTCATTGGCAATCAAAGATGGCGATAAGCTGGTGGATCTAGGCGAACAGTGCGACGAAGCGACACTGCGTCACTTACGTACTCACCGCGTTTCTATGGTGTTCCAAAAATTCGCTTTGATGCCTTGGCTAACCGTATTGGATAACGTGGCATTTGGCCTTGAAATGCAAGGTGTCGCCAAAGATGTTCGTCGTGCGAAGGCGCGTGAACAGCTTGAAATGGTTGGCCTCGCTGAGTGGGAAACGAAATTCCCGCATGAGCTGTCTGGCGGCATGCAGCAACGTGTTGGTTTAGCGCGTGCTTTTGCTATGGATACTGACATTCTATTGATGGATGAACCGTTCTCGGCACTTGACCCATTGATTCGTGCCCAGCTTCAAGATGAACTGATTACACTGCAAAGCAAACTTAACAAAACGATTCTGTTCGTGAGTCACGATCTAGATGAAGCGCTGAAGATTGGTAATAACATCGCGATCATGGAGTCTGGCAAACTGATCCAACACGGTAAACCGGAAGAGATCGTACTGACGCCGAAAACGGAATATGTGAAGGACTTTGTTGCTCACACCAACCCGTTGAATGTGCTTAAAGGTCGCTCTTTAATGCAGCCTCTTGATTCACTGACGCAAGAGAATGAAAGCTGGAAGATCTGTGATTCTAAAGATCTCTGGATTGAACAGAGTGAAGGTGCTTTATCGGTAAAAGGTGAACCGACGTTGGCACTTGTTGAGTGGAATGAGTCTGACGACTTAACGGCTATCAACGCTTCGAGTGTCGTGGTCACAAGCCCTGAAATTGGTATGCGTGATGCGATTAAGCTCAAGCAGATCAGTAACCATCCGATTTTGCTGGTTGAAGACAATCAATTGGTTGGGATCTTGGATAACAGCGAGTTCTACAACGCGCTGACAGGTAATTTTCAACTAAACAGTGCTGCTTAA